In one Granulicella cerasi genomic region, the following are encoded:
- the flgM gene encoding flagellar biosynthesis anti-sigma factor FlgM: MTQINSLQMSTMGLSTMNVGESDSLDKAAPAAAMESTSTGSVNASAPSTVVVSNTGNLLSQNVGDDDIRADKVSALQAAITSGSYNVSASQVADKLMGFMMEGK, encoded by the coding sequence ATGACTCAGATCAATAGCTTGCAGATGTCGACGATGGGGTTGTCGACAATGAACGTAGGGGAGTCCGACTCGCTGGATAAGGCAGCACCGGCTGCTGCGATGGAGAGCACGAGCACCGGTTCGGTGAATGCATCGGCGCCGTCGACGGTTGTCGTAAGCAACACGGGGAATTTGCTCTCGCAGAATGTGGGAGATGACGACATCCGCGCGGACAAGGTGTCGGCGCTGCAGGCTGCGATTACATCCGGCAGCTACAACGTGAGCGCATCGCAGGTGGCCGACAAGCTGATGGGCTTCATGATGGAAGGGAAGTAA
- the flgK gene encoding flagellar hook-associated protein FlgK: protein MGSLTALMSLAKNALDADQTALNTTANNVANQNTAGYTRQIVSFTTSDRVTISGESTGVDATVSSQRSRVLEQRLQQATSTSSAAAARLTALQSVESGFGLSSTSSNASSTELGSALDGFFSALSSLESAPTDAATRQSVLSAAQTLATAFNDASNTISQETSSLNSGIASSAKQIDSLTSTIASLNSQITSMGSDEDAGTLEDQRQEAVKQLSALIGVNSITTENNGLTLTTSTGAVLVSGANAYSVSTTTVNGNMQLVAGDPATLQSGISGGSIGGMLQTRDQDLPSMMSSLDQLANALGNAMNTQNEAGLTPSGGAGGAIFSLPSSVAGSAAQITVAMSSTDGLATAASGEGAAGTSNAIALAKIASSALVSGQTADSFFASFLGALGTTVSAATTDESTASAATTQAQTARDSLSAVSLDEEASALSQFQRSYQAAAKLFSVIDAIMADAINLGQTTTVS from the coding sequence ATGGGTTCGCTGACCGCATTAATGTCGCTGGCGAAGAACGCGCTGGATGCTGACCAGACCGCGCTGAATACGACCGCGAATAATGTGGCCAACCAGAACACGGCAGGCTACACGCGACAGATCGTGAGCTTTACGACGAGCGATCGCGTCACCATTTCCGGCGAGAGCACAGGCGTGGATGCGACGGTGAGTTCGCAGCGTTCGCGAGTGCTGGAGCAGCGGTTACAGCAGGCGACATCGACCTCAAGCGCTGCGGCCGCGCGTTTGACGGCTTTGCAGAGTGTGGAATCGGGGTTTGGACTGTCCTCCACAAGTAGCAACGCGAGTTCGACAGAACTAGGATCTGCACTGGACGGATTCTTTTCCGCGTTGTCTTCGTTGGAATCGGCCCCCACGGATGCAGCGACGCGCCAGTCTGTTCTGAGCGCGGCGCAGACTCTGGCTACGGCGTTCAACGATGCATCGAATACCATCTCGCAGGAGACGAGTTCGCTAAATAGCGGCATCGCAAGCTCGGCGAAGCAGATTGATAGCTTGACGAGCACCATCGCTTCATTGAACTCACAGATCACGTCGATGGGATCCGACGAGGATGCCGGCACGCTCGAGGACCAGCGACAGGAAGCCGTGAAACAGCTATCGGCTTTGATCGGCGTCAACTCCATCACGACCGAGAACAACGGGCTGACGCTGACGACCTCCACGGGCGCAGTATTGGTGAGCGGAGCGAACGCCTATAGCGTTTCCACGACCACGGTGAACGGCAACATGCAGCTCGTTGCCGGAGATCCTGCAACGTTGCAGAGTGGTATCTCCGGCGGATCAATCGGCGGAATGCTGCAGACGCGTGATCAGGATCTTCCGTCGATGATGAGTTCGCTGGATCAGCTTGCGAATGCCTTGGGCAACGCAATGAACACGCAGAACGAGGCGGGGCTCACCCCGAGCGGAGGGGCGGGAGGAGCTATCTTCTCCTTGCCATCGAGCGTTGCCGGATCGGCCGCGCAGATCACTGTCGCGATGAGCTCTACGGATGGCCTCGCGACAGCGGCTAGTGGTGAAGGCGCCGCCGGAACTTCGAACGCGATCGCCCTGGCGAAGATTGCGTCGAGTGCATTGGTCAGCGGACAGACGGCCGACTCGTTCTTCGCAAGCTTCCTGGGCGCGCTGGGAACGACGGTGTCTGCAGCCACGACGGACGAGAGCACCGCGAGCGCGGCGACGACCCAGGCGCAAACGGCACGCGACAGCTTGTCGGCGGTATCGCTCGACGAAGAAGCTTCGGCGCTGTCGCAGTTTCAGCGCTCGTACCAGGCGGCGGCAAAATTGTTCTCTGTCATCGACGCGATCATGGCGGATGCGATCAACCTCGGCCAGACAACGACAGTGAGCTAG
- a CDS encoding flagellin N-terminal helical domain-containing protein translates to MLRVDPLFNLNAASNLNRLAGQESTLTSELSSGLRVSSASDDPAAAAASVRMGSKIAQDDTFVQTASSLESRLQTADSALSSVVTQVTSAITLGVEGTNGTLTASNLQAIAQQLTSIRDQVVSLANTSYNGTYVFGGTSDTQPYASATSGYAGDADTQFASTPTGQKIATTMDGSSIFSSSNADLLGSLNNLIADFSAGTASSSSTTDLNTLRSALDVVTTQRGVLAASTNALSAASTYASTEITNLTAGQSSLVSADTTKVATDLSTTETQEKALLSAATAVNKYSLFDYM, encoded by the coding sequence ATGTTGCGAGTAGATCCGCTGTTCAATCTCAATGCGGCGAGCAACCTGAATCGGCTGGCGGGACAGGAAAGCACGCTGACCTCGGAGTTGTCGAGTGGGCTGCGCGTGTCGAGCGCTTCGGACGATCCCGCGGCGGCGGCGGCAAGCGTGCGCATGGGCAGTAAGATCGCGCAGGACGATACATTCGTCCAGACCGCATCGAGTCTGGAGAGCCGCCTGCAGACCGCAGACTCCGCGTTGAGTTCCGTGGTGACCCAGGTGACCTCTGCGATCACGTTGGGCGTAGAAGGGACGAACGGCACACTGACTGCGAGCAACCTGCAGGCGATCGCGCAGCAGTTGACCTCGATTCGCGACCAGGTAGTCTCGCTGGCGAATACGTCTTACAACGGCACGTATGTTTTCGGCGGCACGAGCGACACACAGCCATATGCCAGCGCCACCTCAGGCTACGCGGGCGATGCCGATACGCAGTTCGCGTCGACACCTACGGGGCAGAAGATTGCGACGACGATGGATGGCTCGAGCATCTTCTCGTCAAGCAACGCCGATTTGCTGGGAAGCCTCAACAATCTGATTGCGGACTTTTCTGCAGGCACTGCATCGTCGAGCTCGACAACGGATTTGAATACGCTGCGAAGTGCGCTGGATGTCGTGACGACACAGCGCGGTGTGCTGGCGGCCTCCACAAACGCGCTAAGCGCTGCAAGCACATATGCTTCCACAGAGATCACGAACCTGACCGCCGGCCAGAGTTCGCTCGTGTCGGCGGATACGACGAAGGTTGCCACGGACCTGAGCACAACCGAAACGCAGGAGAAAGCCCTGCTGAGCGCCGCCACTGCGGTGAACAAGTACTCGCTGTTCGATTACATGTAG
- a CDS encoding dienelactone hydrolase family protein — translation MGDWVKLTAADGNELSAYVAKPSGEVRGGVVVVQEIFGVNPSIQGAADWLASEGYVAIAPAIFDRYEKDVQLGYDEASMKKAYELYAKLNPDNTLNDVAAAFEFVKNEGKGTAVLGFCYGGLTAWLSAARGPAFGFTPTCTVGYYAGGVGKVAAEAIHCPVMLHFGADDDHIGADQREAVAAAHPEVEIHVYDGAGHAFANPARPSFVAAAAKVADERSISFLRKHLG, via the coding sequence ATGGGTGATTGGGTAAAGCTGACGGCTGCCGATGGCAACGAACTGAGCGCGTATGTGGCAAAGCCTTCGGGCGAAGTGCGCGGAGGCGTGGTCGTGGTGCAGGAGATCTTCGGTGTGAATCCGTCGATCCAGGGCGCGGCCGACTGGCTGGCAAGCGAAGGCTATGTGGCGATTGCTCCGGCGATCTTCGACCGTTATGAGAAGGACGTTCAGCTTGGCTATGACGAAGCGAGCATGAAGAAGGCTTACGAGCTGTATGCGAAGCTCAACCCGGATAACACATTGAACGATGTGGCTGCGGCGTTTGAGTTCGTAAAGAACGAAGGCAAGGGCACTGCAGTCCTGGGATTCTGCTATGGCGGCCTGACGGCGTGGCTTTCGGCGGCACGCGGACCTGCTTTCGGCTTCACACCGACTTGCACGGTGGGCTACTACGCAGGTGGCGTCGGCAAGGTGGCGGCTGAGGCGATCCATTGCCCGGTGATGCTGCATTTCGGTGCGGACGACGACCACATCGGCGCGGATCAGCGCGAAGCGGTAGCGGCGGCTCATCCTGAGGTCGAAATTCACGTCTACGACGGCGCAGGACACGCGTTCGCGAATCCAGCTCGCCCGAGCTTCGTGGCAGCCGCGGCCAAGGTCGCGGACGAGCGCTCGATCAGCTTCCTGCGCAAGCATCTCGGTTAG